Proteins encoded together in one Gammaproteobacteria bacterium window:
- a CDS encoding GHMP kinase produces MAIMPCKFSAPGSIMLMGEHAVLRNHLALVGAVNKRMTVTLTPHDNRRIEIYSALGNFHTTIEELTLKPPFQFVLAALKRYLAQMTSGFRLDIHSEFSSKVGLGSSAAVVVATLACLQQWLIRASATRPYNDIDLQHLFLDARATIQAVQGRGSGADVAASVFGGVVAYRMDPLSIERIENLFDIALLYTGYKTATPEVIRRVDARVSVDPEKYA; encoded by the coding sequence GTGGCCATAATGCCTTGTAAATTCTCCGCCCCAGGCTCCATCATGCTGATGGGCGAACACGCGGTATTACGCAATCATTTGGCCCTTGTCGGCGCGGTCAATAAACGCATGACCGTGACACTGACGCCGCATGATAATAGGCGTATTGAGATATATTCTGCATTAGGCAATTTTCATACTACGATTGAAGAATTAACGCTTAAACCTCCTTTTCAATTTGTATTAGCCGCTTTAAAACGCTATCTAGCACAAATGACCAGTGGGTTTCGACTCGATATTCATTCTGAATTTTCCAGCAAAGTGGGTCTGGGATCTTCTGCGGCAGTGGTGGTCGCAACGCTGGCTTGTTTGCAGCAATGGTTAATAAGGGCGAGCGCCACTCGCCCCTACAATGATATTGATTTACAACACTTATTTCTTGATGCACGCGCAACGATTCAAGCCGTGCAAGGCCGTGGATCTGGCGCAGATGTTGCTGCCAGCGTTTTTGGTGGTGTCGTCGCGTATCGCATGGATCCTTTATCCATCGAAAGAATCGAAAATTTATTTGATATTGCGTTGTTATATACCGGATACAAAACCGCGACTCCTGAAGTCATTCGCCGTGTAGATGCTCGTGTCAGCGTCGATCCTGAAAAATATGC